The following are from one region of the Stanieria cyanosphaera PCC 7437 genome:
- a CDS encoding Crp/Fnr family transcriptional regulator — MLFKGCSSIEQFKQISIFHDLETNQLESLIPYSYVKEYQKDEIVMQEGDRLPTQLYVLIEGILQIKKTATNGKETFVRLIPAGEIFAAPAIFGNGISPATVVCQVDSQVLNIEREALLEAIRHTPEIALRILEIFNQRLQQLHNTVHGLISERAIARLIRLIQYYAHRDGTHSVEQGDCLNVNISYYQLARSIGITYEECVRLFKKMNQFITYQRGGKIIIKNWQELEKIALKNET, encoded by the coding sequence ATGCTTTTTAAAGGTTGCTCGTCAATTGAACAATTTAAACAAATTTCAATTTTCCACGATTTAGAAACTAATCAATTAGAAAGTTTAATTCCTTATAGTTACGTTAAAGAATACCAAAAAGATGAGATTGTCATGCAAGAAGGCGATCGCCTTCCGACTCAACTATATGTTTTAATTGAAGGTATTCTACAAATTAAAAAAACTGCGACTAATGGCAAAGAAACTTTTGTCAGATTAATTCCCGCAGGAGAAATTTTTGCTGCACCTGCAATATTTGGCAATGGCATCTCACCAGCAACGGTAGTTTGTCAAGTAGACTCGCAAGTTTTAAATATTGAACGAGAGGCTTTGTTAGAGGCAATTCGCCACACTCCAGAAATAGCTTTGCGAATACTAGAAATTTTTAATCAACGTTTGCAACAACTTCATAACACAGTACACGGATTGATTTCCGAAAGAGCGATCGCAAGATTGATTCGTTTGATTCAATATTATGCTCATCGAGATGGTACTCATTCTGTTGAACAAGGAGATTGTCTCAATGTCAATATTTCTTATTATCAACTAGCTAGAAGTATAGGAATTACCTATGAAGAATGTGTCCGTTTATTTAAAAAAATGAATCAATTTATAACCTATCAAAGAGGAGGCAAGATAATTATTAAAAACTGGCAAGAATTAGAAAAGATTGCTTTGAAAAATGAAACTTAA
- a CDS encoding GNAT family N-acetyltransferase produces the protein MEIFLAHLEHLEEVSRLFDQYRTFYRQPSDLKAATQFLQERFQKNDSIIFLASDRGKMVGFTQLYPSFSSVSMKQVWILNDLFVEETSRKKGIAKLLMDAAEDFARQTKAIRIVLATQTFNLAAQSLYKSRGYTKDDEFEHYTLHL, from the coding sequence ATGGAAATTTTTCTAGCTCATTTGGAGCATCTTGAGGAAGTTTCGAGGTTGTTTGATCAATATCGCACTTTTTATCGGCAACCTTCTGATCTCAAAGCAGCGACACAATTTCTTCAAGAGCGTTTTCAGAAAAATGATTCCATTATCTTTTTAGCATCTGACAGAGGAAAAATGGTTGGGTTTACCCAGCTTTATCCTAGTTTCTCTTCAGTATCGATGAAACAAGTTTGGATTTTGAATGATTTATTTGTAGAAGAAACCAGTCGAAAAAAAGGAATTGCCAAATTACTTATGGATGCAGCAGAAGACTTTGCTCGACAAACAAAAGCGATCCGAATTGTTTTAGCAACACAAACTTTTAATCTGGCAGCACAATCGCTTTACAAATCGCGTGGATATACTAAGGATGATGAATTTGAGCATTATACCTTACATTTATAG
- a CDS encoding ABC1 kinase family protein: MNPHQTDFYIEGQEKNILIKYDPQAIAEYYRYRPWLVFWRGIKIIWFFGIFFFHLQWDKWTKQVEKNKLRRATELRQLLTKLGPTFIKVGQALSTRPDLIRKDFLNELIKLQDQLPPFDNRTAFTIIESELGYGVREAYREISDNPIAAASLGQVYRAVLHSGEEVAVKVQRPNLRPILALDLYLMRCMAAWLAPWLPLNLGHDLTLIVDEFGIKLFEEIDYLNEARNAEKFATNFQGDLDVKVPLIYWRYTSQRVLTLEWIDGIKLTDLATIEAAGLDADQLIKIGVTSGLRQLLEFGFFHADPHPGNLFATPDGKMAFIDFGMMDQLEEETKETLASAVVQLINRDYQALARDFVQLGFLTPNTDINPIIPALEQVLGNAMGESVVNFNFKTITDEFSELMYDYPFRVPAKFALIIRSLITQEGLALSLNPNFKIVEVSYPYVSRRLLTGESPQLRKRLLEVLIKDGKFQWERLENMIAIARADDAFDLLPTAQLGLQYLLSDEGKYLRRQLLLALTEDERLHTEEVQRLWGLVKDELKPQKIFDFAFSNFREISLERVAAIIPTAISSS; the protein is encoded by the coding sequence GTGAATCCTCATCAAACTGATTTTTATATCGAAGGACAAGAAAAAAACATTTTAATAAAATACGATCCTCAAGCGATCGCAGAATACTATCGTTATCGACCTTGGTTAGTCTTCTGGCGTGGCATTAAGATTATCTGGTTTTTTGGAATTTTTTTCTTTCATTTGCAGTGGGATAAGTGGACTAAACAGGTAGAGAAAAATAAGCTTCGACGCGCTACAGAATTACGTCAGTTGCTCACAAAATTAGGGCCTACTTTTATTAAAGTTGGACAAGCCTTATCTACTAGACCAGATTTAATCCGTAAAGATTTTCTCAATGAATTAATTAAACTACAAGACCAACTCCCGCCTTTTGACAATCGAACTGCTTTTACCATTATTGAATCGGAATTAGGCTATGGTGTTAGGGAAGCCTACCGAGAAATCTCTGATAATCCCATCGCAGCAGCTAGTTTAGGTCAAGTTTATCGCGCTGTTTTACATAGTGGAGAAGAAGTAGCTGTCAAAGTACAACGTCCCAATTTACGACCAATTTTAGCTTTAGACCTTTATCTAATGCGTTGTATGGCTGCTTGGTTAGCACCTTGGTTACCACTCAATTTAGGTCACGATCTTACTTTGATTGTTGATGAATTTGGAATTAAACTTTTTGAAGAAATTGATTATCTCAATGAAGCCAGAAACGCTGAAAAATTTGCGACTAATTTTCAAGGAGATTTAGACGTTAAAGTTCCTTTGATTTACTGGCGATATACTAGTCAGCGTGTTTTAACTTTAGAGTGGATCGACGGAATTAAATTAACTGATCTTGCCACCATTGAAGCAGCAGGTTTAGATGCCGATCAATTAATTAAAATTGGTGTGACTTCAGGGTTACGTCAGCTATTAGAATTTGGCTTTTTTCATGCCGATCCTCATCCTGGTAATCTGTTTGCTACTCCCGATGGGAAAATGGCATTCATTGATTTTGGCATGATGGATCAGTTGGAAGAAGAAACCAAAGAAACGTTGGCTAGTGCAGTAGTTCAACTGATTAATCGGGATTATCAAGCTTTAGCACGAGATTTCGTTCAATTAGGCTTTCTCACTCCTAATACAGATATTAATCCTATCATTCCTGCTTTAGAACAAGTTTTAGGCAATGCGATGGGAGAAAGCGTAGTCAACTTCAACTTCAAAACGATTACAGATGAATTTTCGGAGTTGATGTACGATTATCCTTTCCGTGTTCCTGCCAAATTTGCACTGATTATTCGTTCTCTGATCACTCAGGAAGGTTTGGCGTTAAGTCTCAATCCCAACTTTAAAATAGTCGAAGTATCTTATCCTTATGTTTCGAGAAGACTACTAACTGGAGAATCACCTCAACTCAGGAAACGTTTACTAGAAGTATTGATCAAAGACGGTAAATTCCAGTGGGAAAGACTAGAAAACATGATTGCGATCGCAAGAGCGGATGATGCTTTTGATTTATTGCCTACTGCACAACTGGGTTTACAATATCTCCTTTCTGATGAGGGTAAATATTTGCGTCGACAGTTATTATTGGCTTTGACAGAAGATGAAAGATTACATACAGAAGAAGTTCAACGTCTCTGGGGATTAGTTAAAGATGAACTCAAACCCCAAAAAATCTTTGATTTTGCTTTTAGTAATTTTCGAGAGATTTCATTAGAAAGGGTTGCAGCAATTATTCCCACAGCTATCAGTTCAAGCTAA
- a CDS encoding ABC transporter ATP-binding protein, whose amino-acid sequence MNQIKPLSEYQPVIIRLEDVEKIYGSGNTTVHALDKVNLVIHQGEYCSIMGASGSGKSTVMNIIGCLDRPTAGRYYLDKVDVSGLSDEELASIRNRKIGFVFQQFHLLPQMSALENVMLPMVYAGIELSERRDRAREALIKVGLENRLNNKPNQLSGGQQQRVAIARAIVNRPLLLLADEPTGALDSKTTGEVLNIFGELHNSGITVIMVTHEPEVARQTERIIWFRDGQVIYPHLTPQEMLEVAVIS is encoded by the coding sequence ATGAATCAAATCAAGCCTTTATCAGAATATCAACCAGTAATTATTCGTTTAGAAGATGTCGAAAAAATTTACGGCAGTGGCAATACCACAGTTCATGCTTTAGATAAAGTTAATTTAGTGATTCATCAAGGCGAATACTGTTCCATTATGGGTGCATCTGGTTCGGGAAAATCTACCGTCATGAATATTATCGGTTGCTTAGATCGTCCCACTGCTGGCAGATATTATCTTGATAAAGTTGATGTTTCTGGATTGTCAGATGAAGAATTAGCTTCAATTCGCAATCGTAAGATTGGTTTTGTGTTTCAACAATTTCATCTTCTTCCTCAGATGAGTGCTTTAGAAAATGTGATGCTGCCGATGGTTTATGCGGGGATTGAATTGTCAGAAAGACGCGATCGCGCCAGAGAAGCTTTAATTAAAGTAGGTTTAGAAAATCGTTTAAATAACAAACCTAATCAACTTTCTGGTGGACAACAACAACGGGTTGCGATCGCTCGTGCAATTGTCAATCGACCTTTGTTACTTCTAGCAGATGAACCAACAGGTGCGTTAGACTCCAAGACTACTGGAGAAGTATTAAATATTTTTGGAGAACTTCATAATAGCGGTATCACCGTAATTATGGTTACCCACGAACCAGAAGTAGCTCGTCAAACAGAACGGATTATTTGGTTTCGTGATGGTCAAGTGATTTATCCTCACCTTACTCCTCAAGAAATGCTAGAAGTGGCAGTTATTTCTTAA
- a CDS encoding HetP family heterocyst commitment protein — protein sequence MLITDLKGEEIMNQEQLEQLISAIVAGKYSWACVLMLRFYGRNPLDYIPYRTYYRLIKNNNFAYTLLASEKNS from the coding sequence ATGTTAATTACAGATCTTAAAGGTGAGGAGATAATGAATCAAGAGCAATTGGAACAACTTATTAGTGCCATTGTAGCTGGTAAATATTCCTGGGCTTGTGTTTTAATGTTACGTTTTTATGGACGTAATCCTTTAGATTATATTCCTTATCGTACTTATTACCGTTTAATTAAAAATAATAATTTTGCTTATACTTTGTTAGCTTCAGAAAAAAATAGTTAG
- the cobW gene encoding cobalamin biosynthesis protein CobW has translation MHKIPVTVITGFLGAGKTTLVRHLLQNNQGKRIAVLVNEFGEVGIDGELLRSCQVCDEEDNLNSNIVELTNGCLCCTVQEEFYPVMQELLKRRDKLDCILIETSGLALPKPLVQAFRWHEIRNAATVDGVLTVVDCQALAEGTLVGDLIALEAQRQADPNLEHETPIEELFEDQLACADLVLLTKTDLVDAATLTKIKSWLQQELPVGVKVVTCPQGEINPDILLGFNAAVEDNLDSRHSHHDHEEEHDHDDEINSIQLVCDRAFEPKSLTTKLQQLVQQQEIYRIKGFVNVPEKPMRLVLQGVGNRFDTFYDRFWSEDEPRQTRLVLIGRKLDQDLVQKAIFN, from the coding sequence ATGCATAAAATTCCCGTTACTGTTATTACTGGTTTTTTGGGCGCAGGGAAAACTACTTTGGTGCGTCATCTTTTACAAAACAATCAAGGAAAACGTATCGCTGTCTTGGTAAATGAATTTGGTGAAGTTGGCATTGATGGGGAGCTACTCCGTTCCTGTCAAGTTTGTGATGAGGAAGACAACCTTAATAGTAATATAGTCGAATTAACTAACGGTTGTCTTTGTTGTACAGTTCAAGAAGAATTTTATCCCGTCATGCAAGAACTATTAAAAAGAAGGGATAAACTAGACTGTATTCTAATCGAAACTTCTGGACTAGCGTTACCCAAACCTTTAGTACAAGCTTTTCGTTGGCACGAAATTCGTAATGCTGCGACAGTAGATGGAGTTTTGACTGTGGTAGATTGTCAAGCTTTAGCTGAAGGAACTTTAGTAGGAGATTTAATTGCTTTAGAAGCACAACGACAAGCCGATCCTAATTTAGAACATGAAACTCCGATAGAAGAGTTGTTTGAAGATCAATTAGCTTGTGCCGATTTAGTTTTGTTAACCAAAACCGATCTAGTCGATGCTGCTACTTTAACTAAAATTAAAAGCTGGTTACAACAAGAACTTCCAGTTGGGGTAAAAGTTGTTACTTGTCCTCAAGGAGAAATTAATCCTGATATTTTACTAGGTTTTAATGCAGCAGTAGAAGATAATTTAGATAGTCGTCATTCTCATCACGACCATGAAGAAGAACATGACCATGATGATGAAATTAATTCAATTCAATTAGTATGCGATCGCGCTTTTGAACCAAAGAGTCTAACTACTAAATTACAACAATTAGTTCAACAACAAGAAATCTATCGCATCAAAGGTTTTGTTAATGTTCCAGAAAAACCAATGCGATTAGTTTTACAAGGTGTAGGTAATCGTTTTGATACTTTTTATGATCGTTTTTGGTCAGAAGATGAACCTCGTCAAACTCGCCTAGTTCTAATTGGGAGAAAACTAGATCAGGATTTAGTTCAAAAAGCAATTTTTAATTAA
- a CDS encoding HupE/UreJ family protein: MNKFFLNKLNNFSGDNHPNKVKLLAPGFIFLMMLIIYLIITMQPALAHHAIGGTTPDNFFEGFISGLAHPVIGLDHFAFVVAISLVAVLKEKFGFFIPVVFVLATIAGTVIHLLSINLPIPEIIVAGSVLTVGLLLIKENKPNTGILLVLSTIAGIFHGYAYGESIIGAEMTPLGAYLFGFSLIQLIVAAIAFYLGRLTLNKMTNQPNLYLQFAGYLVCGIGLSFLSTTVFS, encoded by the coding sequence ATGAATAAATTTTTCTTGAATAAATTAAATAATTTCTCAGGAGATAATCACCCAAATAAAGTTAAATTATTAGCACCAGGATTTATCTTTTTGATGATGTTAATCATCTACTTGATTATCACTATGCAACCTGCTTTAGCACATCATGCTATTGGAGGAACAACTCCAGATAATTTTTTTGAAGGATTTATTTCTGGTTTAGCCCATCCCGTGATTGGTTTAGATCATTTTGCTTTTGTAGTAGCAATTAGTTTAGTAGCTGTTTTAAAAGAAAAATTTGGATTCTTTATTCCTGTTGTTTTTGTATTAGCTACAATTGCTGGAACAGTCATTCATTTATTAAGTATTAATTTACCAATTCCAGAAATAATTGTTGCTGGTTCAGTTTTAACAGTAGGTTTACTCTTAATTAAAGAAAATAAGCCTAATACAGGAATATTATTGGTTTTATCGACAATCGCAGGAATTTTTCATGGTTATGCCTACGGAGAATCAATTATTGGTGCAGAAATGACTCCTTTAGGTGCTTATTTATTTGGTTTTAGTTTAATTCAGTTAATTGTTGCTGCGATCGCATTTTATTTGGGCAGATTAACTTTAAATAAAATGACTAATCAACCTAATCTTTATTTACAGTTTGCTGGCTATCTTGTTTGTGGAATTGGTTTAAGTTTTCTTTCTACTACAGTTTTTAGTTAA
- the argJ gene encoding bifunctional ornithine acetyltransferase/N-acetylglutamate synthase yields MADWQVVTGGITAPKGFKAAGIAAGLKPSGVKDLTLIISETEAIAAGVFTTSQVRAACVDYCRQRLQEKASAKAIMCNAGQANAATGEQGWQDAILSAELLAQELNISPNAILLASTGVIGQRIKMDALQAAIPQLVASASVEGGKDAAKSIMTTDLVPKEIALETTIEDRPVRIGGIAKGSGMIHPNMATMLSFITCDAAVATHLWQDMLKRAVDKSFNQITVDGDTSTNDTVIALANGESRTTAITEMNKNAQKLEAMLTEVCQYLAKAIARDGEGATCLIEVQVTGASDRKAASVVAKTIAGSSLVKSAVFGRDPNWGRIAAAAGRAGVNFHQDELQIKLGDLVLMENGQPLEFDRQVASNYLKQAAAGAYLKDDTVLISVCIGNGSGTSTAWGCDLTYKYVEINAEYTT; encoded by the coding sequence ATGGCAGACTGGCAGGTGGTAACAGGCGGAATAACTGCACCGAAAGGATTTAAAGCAGCAGGAATTGCAGCAGGATTAAAACCCTCTGGAGTAAAAGATTTAACCTTAATTATTTCAGAAACAGAAGCGATCGCTGCTGGAGTTTTTACCACCTCTCAAGTTAGGGCTGCCTGTGTTGATTATTGTCGTCAACGTCTTCAAGAGAAAGCCAGTGCCAAGGCAATTATGTGTAATGCTGGTCAAGCCAACGCAGCAACTGGAGAACAGGGCTGGCAAGATGCTATTTTGAGCGCAGAATTATTAGCACAAGAGTTAAATATTTCTCCCAATGCGATTCTACTTGCTTCAACAGGAGTGATTGGGCAAAGAATTAAAATGGATGCTTTGCAAGCAGCAATTCCTCAGTTAGTTGCTTCTGCTTCCGTTGAGGGGGGCAAAGATGCAGCTAAATCAATTATGACTACGGATTTAGTTCCCAAAGAAATCGCTTTAGAAACTACCATTGAAGATCGTCCTGTCCGAATTGGTGGAATTGCTAAAGGTTCGGGAATGATTCACCCCAATATGGCGACAATGCTTTCTTTTATCACCTGTGATGCTGCCGTAGCTACTCATCTTTGGCAAGATATGCTCAAACGAGCCGTAGATAAAAGTTTTAATCAGATTACAGTGGATGGAGATACTAGCACCAACGATACAGTTATTGCTTTAGCCAATGGAGAGTCACGTACCACTGCTATCACTGAAATGAATAAAAATGCTCAGAAGCTAGAAGCAATGTTGACAGAAGTTTGTCAATATCTTGCCAAGGCAATTGCCCGTGATGGAGAAGGGGCTACTTGTTTGATAGAAGTCCAAGTCACTGGTGCATCGGATCGTAAAGCTGCTTCTGTTGTCGCTAAAACAATCGCTGGTTCATCTTTAGTCAAATCAGCCGTTTTTGGACGTGATCCTAACTGGGGCAGAATTGCAGCAGCAGCAGGCAGAGCAGGAGTAAACTTTCATCAAGATGAGTTACAAATTAAGCTAGGAGATTTGGTTTTAATGGAGAATGGTCAACCCTTAGAATTTGATCGTCAAGTAGCGAGTAACTATCTCAAACAAGCAGCAGCAGGTGCTTACCTCAAAGACGATACAGTTTTAATTTCTGTTTGTATTGGTAATGGTTCTGGTACAAGTACAGCCTGGGGATGCGATTTGACTTATAAATATGTTGAAATCAATGCTGAATATACTACTTAG